GCGCTCCAGCATGCGCAGCGACTCCGGCGTGAAGGCCTCCAGACACACCAGCGCGGTGCCATCGGACAGGACGGTGAGCGCGGTGTCCAGGTGGTAGAGGTACGGGTCGCACAGCTCCAGCGGCGTGACGGGCGCGGCGAGGAAGGCCTCCAGCACGCCCGCGGCGCGCTGCGTGGAGCGCATGCCCCAGCCCAAAAGCGCGCCCCGGCCCGCGGGCAGCATGGCCACGTCGCCCCCTTCGATGTGCACGCGCGGCGGCTCGATGACGTCGAAGCCGCGCGCGGCCAGCCACCGGGAGCGCGCGAGTTGTTCACTGCGGCGCTGTCCGTGGCGCATGGTGGCGAGCAGGGCGCGCAGCTCGCCTTCCTGGGAGACGAGCACCGCGTTGTCCTTGGCGAACACGGAGTCGAACGCGCCGTGGACGAAGGGCAGCTCGAAGAAGCTCGCGCCTGCTTCACGCACGGCACGCAGGAACTCGCGGTGCTGCGTGCACGCACGCCGCCACGCGACAGCCCCGGGCTTCATATGAGGGTTGATGTTCCATGCGACCTGATACGCGCAGTCGCGGGAGCGGACATGGTCCTTTTCGCAACGCACCTGACTGACAGCGAAGGTGGCGGGAGCGATGTGGCCGGTGTGCAAGGTCATCCCCATACATGTGACCGGAAGGCACTCCCGCCTTCCGGTATGTGTAGAGAGGGTGCGCACCATGAGCGGGCTTGGCGAGGTGGCTGGGGAAGCGGGGACGGAGGACGCACGCCTGTCCGAACGGCTTCACCGGACCCTCTTGCGCTTCAACCATGCGCGACTGGCTCCGGGGTTTCCCACCGAGGGCTGGCGGGCAGCCGTGCAGGAAGAGACGCAGTTGCGCCTGCTCGAAGGCGAATACGTGGAGGCGGAGCGGCGGCGCATCGCGGCCTGGGCCGCGGAAGCACCGGAGGACGCGGACGGGTTCATCGCGTGGTTCGAGGATTTGAAGGAGTCCGGTCCCGGACAGCATGATCCGCTGTTCCCGTGGCTCGCCACGCAGGCCACGCGTGAGCAGATGGACTGGTTCCTCACGCAGGAGGTCGCGGGCGAGGCGGGCTTCGACGACCTGGTGGCGCTGACGCAGCTGCAGCTGCCCACGCGAGCGAAGCTGGAGCTGGCGCGCAACTACTGGGATGAGATGGGCCGCGGGCGCGAGGACGCGATGCACGGACCGATGCTCGCGGAGATGGCCCAGAAGCTGGGGTTGAAGCCCACGGACGAGGACACGGTGTGGGAAGCGCACGCGCTGGCGAACCTGCTCTGCGCGTTCGCGTTCAACCGCCGCTACACGTACCACGCGGTGGGCGCGCTGGGCATCGTGGAGGAGACGGCGCCGGGCCGCACCGCGTGCGTCAACGAGGGCCTCAAGCGTCTGGGGTTCGACATGCGCGTGCGGCGCTATTACGCCCTGCACTCCACGCTGGACGTGAAGCACTCCGAGACCTGGAACAAGGAGGTGCTGCGTCCGCTGGTGGAGGCGAACCCCGCGTGCGCGCGGCCCCTGGCGGAAGGAGCGCTCTTGCGACTGACGGCGGGCGCGCGGTGTTTCGAGCGCTACCGCCATGAGCTGGGCCTGGACCTGAAGTCGCTCAGCTGAAGCAGCGGAGCCTGGCCGTCCTTCCCCCCGGGACCTTGCGCGTGTGCGCTGGGCTCGGGGGTGCGTTTCCCGAAGGACGGTCCGCCCGGGGCCGGGGATGCGCCGGAGCCAGGGCGGGCGCCAGCTTGGGGCGTTTCCGAAGGCCGAGCTGGAGGTCCCGATGTCCCTGTTCCGATGCATCCCCGCCGCGCTGCTGCTCCTGACGGCGTGCGCCTCCCCGGGCACGTCCATGGAGGAGGTGATGCGCCGCACCGCGCCCCTGATGCCGAAGCGGCCGGATCCGCTGACCTACGGCACCCGGCCGGAGAACCCGGTGCGGGTGGGCTGGGGCGACAAGGGCGTGATGGCGTACTTCAAGCTCTTGCGAGGCCCGCAGGGCCAGCCGGTGGCGTGGCGCCGCATGGGGGACTGCTGCGAGTTCACCGAGGTGGATGGCCAGGGCAATGGGAAGGGCCGGCTGTCCATCTTCGAAGTGACGTACGATGGGCTGGACACGCCGGTGGTGCTCTACGTGGACGCCTTCACCGGCGGGAACGTGTACGCGCCCTGGGGCTTCCTGCTGGAGGGCCAGGGCGACACGCCGCCGCCGTCCGGGACGGAGCCGGAGGTCATCGACCTGTAGGGGCCGCCCGCCAAACTCCTGAATCCGCGAAGTCGTGGGGACTCAAGCGACCCCCTTCCGAGCGGGGCCCGTCGTGCCTAGATGCAAGGGTCGACAGGAGTGTGACTTTCCCCCGGCTGTTGACCGTCACGCTTACAACCTCCCCTCGTGCATGGGAGGTGCGGCCTTCTTGGCGCTGCGCTAAGCGTTCGACCGCTCTCCCGACGGAGGAGGAACCGTGGCGGCTGTGAAGAAGAAGCGTTGGCCGTATGTGCTGGGAGGCATCCTCGTCCTCCTGATCGCCATCGTGGCGGTGGTGCTGTGGCGCCTGGACGCCATCCTGCTGAAGACGGCGCGCGACCAGGCCGCGACGTACTCGCAGAAGCTGGGGCGCCCCATCGAGATTGGCGACGTCTCCACGAAGCTCTTTCCCTACGTGGGCGCTCGCATCCAGAACGTCAGCGTGGGCGCCGCCGAGGGCGAGGACCTGCCGCTCGCGGAGGTGAAGGACGTGACCGTGAGCGTGGCGGCGATGCCGCTGCTCACCTCCAAGGGCAAGGACATCCGCGTGCAGGACGCGGAGGTGTCCGGGCTCACCGTGAACGTCCTCCGCCTGGCGGACGGCACCACCAACGTGCAGCGCCTCCAGGAGAAGCTGGCCGCGCAGCAGCCGAAGGAGGAGACGCCGGAGGAGGAATCGCAGCCCACGGACCTGTCGGGCGTGCACGTGGAGCGCGCGGCGCTCACCGACGGCGTCATCCGCTTCGTGGACCGCACGGGCGGCGCCCAGGCGCGCGAGCTGGCGGTGAAGGACCTGGACATCGAGGTGAAGGACCTGCGCGTGGGCCAGCCGCTGAAGGTGGACCTGGCCGCGGCGGTGCTCGCGGACAAGCAGAACCTGAAGATGACGCTCGCCGCGGCGCCGCTGCCGGCGACGCTCATCCCCACGCCGGAGCAGGTGACGCTGAAGGCGGAGCACATCGACCTGTCGCCGCTGGGGCCGTTCCTGCCCCCGGACGTGGGGCTGCAGGCGGGCACGCTGGACGCGGACTGGAAGGCGGACCTGGGCGGCGCGGTGCCCGGCGGCAAGGGCCCCACGAAGCTCGTGGGCGTCATCAAGGCGCTGGGCATGAAGTTCGCCGGCTCCGAGGGCGGCAAGGCGCTGGACGTGGTGCTCGACACGGACGTGGCGGGCGACATGGCCACGGGTGACCTGGCGCTGGACAAGCTGAAGCTGGACCTGGGCCCCGCGGCCATCACCGGCAAGGGCAAGGTGAAGGGGCTGCTCACGGACAAGCCCGCGGTGGAGGGCCTTGAGCTGGTGGGCCGCAACCTGGACCCCGCCGTGCTCGCCGAGTACTACCCGCCGCTGCGCAAGCAGCTCAACGGGATGATCGCCGGCCCCATTGGCCTGGACGTGCGCGGCAGCGGCACGCAGGAAGCGCAGGCCATCAACATCGCGGTGGACCTGACGCCGGTGCGGCTGCGGGTGCCGGATCAGCTGACGAAGGAAGCCGGCGGCGCGATGAAGCTGAACGCGACGGTGACGGGCGCGGCGGCGAGCGGCGGCGCGCTGCGCTTCGACGCGAAGGCGGACCTCAACGGCGTGGACATGCGGCCGGGCCTGCTGGTGAACAAGGCGCCGGGGCAGCGGCTGGAGGTCGCGGCGGCGGGCACGTACGCGCCGGCGAAGACGGGCAGCGGGATGACGGTGAACGTCACCCGCATGAGCCTGGGCGCGCTGGAGGACACGGTGACGGGCACCGCCACGGTGACGCTCGCGGGCACGGGCAAGAAGGCGACGACGACGTTCAAGGCGGACGTGAAGGCCGCGAAGCTGGATGCGGAGAAGTTGTTGATGAGCGAGGAGGAGGTCCTGGCGCGTAACGGCGGCAAGCCCCCGCCGGAGCCGCCACCGGGCGAGGCCAGCCGCTTCAACGGCTACCGGGGTGACATCCAGTTCGCCATCACGTCGCTGCGCTACACGGCGATGGACCTGTCCAACGTGACGGGCGTGGTGAAGATGGTGGACGACCTCATCACGGTGGAGAAGTTCTCGACGGGCATCTACGGCGGCAAGGTGGTGGCGGACGGGACGACCATCCGCCTGGGGCCCGCGCCGGAGGCCCGGCCCTTCACCGCGAAGGTGCAGGTGCAGGGCCTGGAGGTGGCGCAGGCGCTGGCGGCGCGTACGCCGAAGCAGGTGCTGACGGGCAAGTTCAACGGCAACGTGGACGTGCAGGGCGTGGGCTACACGCCGGAGAAGCTGCAGCAGACGCTGCTGGGCGGCATCAGCGGCAACCTGCTGGAGGGCACGTTCCTGGGCAAGGACCTGGTGTCGTCCGTGACGGGGCCGCTGGCCAAGGCGGTGCCCTTCGCGAAGGCGCTCAAGAGCGGCGACGTGACATCTCTGGGCGGGGACCTGCCCTTCAGCGTGACCATCAAGAACGGCGTGGCGCAGCTGAGCAAGCCCATCACCTGGACGCGGCCGGAGGCGGCGATGAGCTTCGACGGCGGCATCGGGCTGGACGGCACGCTGGACCTGACGGGCGGCGTGTCGCTGACGCCCGCGACCATCAAGACGCTGACGGTGGGCAAGGTGACGCCGACGGAGGCCATCCCGGTGGGGCTGAAGATCTCAGGCAAGGCGTGGAGCCCGGAGGTGACGGGCATCGACGTGAAGCCGGCGGCGACGACCATCCTGAAGCTGGCCGGAGGGGCCGCGCTGAGCGGTGTGCTGGGTGAGAAGGGCAAGGCCGTGGAGGACATCCTCACGGGCGGTCAGGACAAGGCCAAGGCCGAAGCGGAGGCGAAGCGCCAGGAGCTGGAGGCGCGCGCCAACGAGGAGAAGAAGAAGCTGGAGGAGCAGGCCCGCATCGAGCAGGAGAAGGCCAAGCAGCGCGCCGAGGAAGAGGCGAAGAAGCGCCTCAAGGGCATCTTCGGCGGGAAGTAGGCACCGGAGGGGCTTGGCATCACTCGCGCCGCGAGGTTCCCCCGGGAGCTTCGCGGCGTGGCTGTTTCAGGGGCTGACGTCGTAAGGTGGGTGGACGATGCCGACGCTGGAGCGGATTGAAATCGCGGGGTTCAAGTCCATCAAGGAGATGGCGCTCGACCTGCGTCCCATCAACGTCCTGATTGGCGCGAACGGCGCGGGGAAGAGCAATTTCATCTCCGTGTTTACGCTGCTCCAGCGGATGCGAGAAGGGCGGCTTCAACAGCACGTCGCGCAGGCAGGTGGGGCGGACAGCCTGCTGCACTACGGGCGGAAGCAGACGCCTCAGACCGGACTCAAGCTCGTCTTTTCGCAGCAGGCCACGCACCGATTCGAACTGGCGCCCACCGATGAGGACTCGTTCATCATCACCAACGAGTCCATCACTTCATCACACAGCAACAACGCCAAGCCGCTCCCCCTTGCCACAGAGCAGCGGCCCCAGCGAGAGGCCACCTGGTCACACGCGCGCACGCAGCTCCGCGATGAGATTCTTGCTGAGGTCGGGAAACTGGGATCCCCAGCGCTTCAGAGCGCACTTGATGAGGCCAAGCGTTTTTTCGCTCTGATCGGCAGGCTCTTCGACGGGCTCAAGGTCTATCACTTTCAGGACACAAGCCCAGGCGCGCGCCTGAAGCAGACCCAGCACATCGACGACAACGAAGCCCTCCGCGCGGATGCTTCGAACCTCGCTGCGTTTCTTTATCTCCTTCGAGAGAAACACCCCGACAGTTACCGCCGCATCGTGGCGACAGTCCGGCTCGCGGCGCCCTACTTCGACGACTTCCGACTACGCCCCAACCCACTCAACGAACAGAAGATCCTGCTCGAATGGTCCGAGCGTGACTCCGACGACTACTTCAACGCGCACGCGCTTTCGGACGGGACGCTTCGCTTCATCTGTCTCGCGACGCTCCTGCTCCAGCCAGAACTTCCGCCGATGATCATCATCGACGAGCCAGAGCTGGGCCTGCACCCCTACGCAATCCAGCTCCTCGCGGGCATGGTTCGGAGTGCATCCCAGAAGTCACAGATCATCCTCTCCACCCAGTCCGTGACGCTGGTGAATCAGTTCACTCCGGAAGACCTCGTCATCGTGGATCGCCAGGACCGGGCATCCACCTTCCACCGTCCCACCCCGGAGGAAACCGCTTCTTGGCTGGAGAGCTACAGCCTGGGGGAACTCTGGGAGAAGAACGTCCTGGGTGGCCGTCCGGGCTGAGCCATGAAGCGCATCCTCATCCTCGTTGAGGGGCAGACCGAGGAGACCTTCGTCCGCGAAGTGCTCGCGCCCCATCTGCTTCGCCTGGGACTGGCGCTCATCCCGCGTCTGGTGGTCACCAAGTACGTCAAGGAAGGTGGCAGCTTCAAAGGCGGTGTTCCCCAGTATGCGCTCGTGCAGGGAGACCTGCGGCGACTGCTTGGCGACACCGGGGCCGCGTGCGTGACGTCGATGCTCGACTACTACGGCCTGCCCAAGGACTTCCCCGGACTCACGACCCGTCCCCAGGGTAGCTGTTACGCGCGCGTCGACCATGTGGAACGCGCCTTCGCCGAGGACATCGGCCATCGCGGCTTCCTTCCCCACCTGGTGCTGCACGAGTTCGAGGCATTGCTGTTCACCGACCCTGGCCAGTGCTCCATCTCCTTTTCCACCGAGGAGATCACGAAGCTCCAGGCCATCCGCGCCAACGTGCAGTCTCCTGAGGAGATCAACGAGCATCCAGACACGGCTCCCTCGAAGCGCGTCCTGGCTGTTTCGCCCGGCTACCAGAAGACCCTGCACGGCCCGCTGGCGGTGATGAGCATCGGGCTTCCCGCAATCCGCGCCGCGTGTCCCCACTTCGCCCAGTGGCTGTCGAAGCTCGAAGCCCTCGCGGAGAAATAGGCTCGCGGCCATGTCCAACCGGCTCACGCGCATCCAGGCCGAGGGCCTGCGCTCGCTGCGCGACTTCGTGCCGAGGCCCCGGCTGACGGTCCTCGTGGATCCGGAAGGTTCGGCCATGCGCGACCTGGTGACCTTCTTCGCGCTGCTGCGCGAACTGGCCTTCGGCCGGCTTCAACAGACGCAGTTGCTGGACGCGGTGGACGGCCCCGTGACGCTGGTGCTGGGCGTCGATGACGACGACTACAGC
This DNA window, taken from Corallococcus coralloides DSM 2259, encodes the following:
- a CDS encoding DUF4276 family protein, which produces MKRILILVEGQTEETFVREVLAPHLLRLGLALIPRLVVTKYVKEGGSFKGGVPQYALVQGDLRRLLGDTGAACVTSMLDYYGLPKDFPGLTTRPQGSCYARVDHVERAFAEDIGHRGFLPHLVLHEFEALLFTDPGQCSISFSTEEITKLQAIRANVQSPEEINEHPDTAPSKRVLAVSPGYQKTLHGPLAVMSIGLPAIRAACPHFAQWLSKLEALAEK
- a CDS encoding iron-containing redox enzyme family protein; translated protein: MSGLGEVAGEAGTEDARLSERLHRTLLRFNHARLAPGFPTEGWRAAVQEETQLRLLEGEYVEAERRRIAAWAAEAPEDADGFIAWFEDLKESGPGQHDPLFPWLATQATREQMDWFLTQEVAGEAGFDDLVALTQLQLPTRAKLELARNYWDEMGRGREDAMHGPMLAEMAQKLGLKPTDEDTVWEAHALANLLCAFAFNRRYTYHAVGALGIVEETAPGRTACVNEGLKRLGFDMRVRRYYALHSTLDVKHSETWNKEVLRPLVEANPACARPLAEGALLRLTAGARCFERYRHELGLDLKSLS
- a CDS encoding AsmA family protein, giving the protein MAAVKKKRWPYVLGGILVLLIAIVAVVLWRLDAILLKTARDQAATYSQKLGRPIEIGDVSTKLFPYVGARIQNVSVGAAEGEDLPLAEVKDVTVSVAAMPLLTSKGKDIRVQDAEVSGLTVNVLRLADGTTNVQRLQEKLAAQQPKEETPEEESQPTDLSGVHVERAALTDGVIRFVDRTGGAQARELAVKDLDIEVKDLRVGQPLKVDLAAAVLADKQNLKMTLAAAPLPATLIPTPEQVTLKAEHIDLSPLGPFLPPDVGLQAGTLDADWKADLGGAVPGGKGPTKLVGVIKALGMKFAGSEGGKALDVVLDTDVAGDMATGDLALDKLKLDLGPAAITGKGKVKGLLTDKPAVEGLELVGRNLDPAVLAEYYPPLRKQLNGMIAGPIGLDVRGSGTQEAQAINIAVDLTPVRLRVPDQLTKEAGGAMKLNATVTGAAASGGALRFDAKADLNGVDMRPGLLVNKAPGQRLEVAAAGTYAPAKTGSGMTVNVTRMSLGALEDTVTGTATVTLAGTGKKATTTFKADVKAAKLDAEKLLMSEEEVLARNGGKPPPEPPPGEASRFNGYRGDIQFAITSLRYTAMDLSNVTGVVKMVDDLITVEKFSTGIYGGKVVADGTTIRLGPAPEARPFTAKVQVQGLEVAQALAARTPKQVLTGKFNGNVDVQGVGYTPEKLQQTLLGGISGNLLEGTFLGKDLVSSVTGPLAKAVPFAKALKSGDVTSLGGDLPFSVTIKNGVAQLSKPITWTRPEAAMSFDGGIGLDGTLDLTGGVSLTPATIKTLTVGKVTPTEAIPVGLKISGKAWSPEVTGIDVKPAATTILKLAGGAALSGVLGEKGKAVEDILTGGQDKAKAEAEAKRQELEARANEEKKKLEEQARIEQEKAKQRAEEEAKKRLKGIFGGK
- a CDS encoding AAA family ATPase, which translates into the protein MPTLERIEIAGFKSIKEMALDLRPINVLIGANGAGKSNFISVFTLLQRMREGRLQQHVAQAGGADSLLHYGRKQTPQTGLKLVFSQQATHRFELAPTDEDSFIITNESITSSHSNNAKPLPLATEQRPQREATWSHARTQLRDEILAEVGKLGSPALQSALDEAKRFFALIGRLFDGLKVYHFQDTSPGARLKQTQHIDDNEALRADASNLAAFLYLLREKHPDSYRRIVATVRLAAPYFDDFRLRPNPLNEQKILLEWSERDSDDYFNAHALSDGTLRFICLATLLLQPELPPMIIIDEPELGLHPYAIQLLAGMVRSASQKSQIILSTQSVTLVNQFTPEDLVIVDRQDRASTFHRPTPEETASWLESYSLGELWEKNVLGGRPG
- a CDS encoding dimethylarginine dimethylaminohydrolase family protein, translating into MKPGAVAWRRACTQHREFLRAVREAGASFFELPFVHGAFDSVFAKDNAVLVSQEGELRALLATMRHGQRRSEQLARSRWLAARGFDVIEPPRVHIEGGDVAMLPAGRGALLGWGMRSTQRAAGVLEAFLAAPVTPLELCDPYLYHLDTALTVLSDGTALVCLEAFTPESLRMLERTEGIQQVIPVAREDALAFGLNLVEVGNTVIVGARVPRVEAVLRGLGRRPVSVRLDQFHLAGGSAACLVARVHPLPPLSARRFREEQQQDVAQPLSA